The Sesamum indicum cultivar Zhongzhi No. 13 linkage group LG6, S_indicum_v1.0, whole genome shotgun sequence genome has a segment encoding these proteins:
- the LOC105164410 gene encoding G2/mitotic-specific cyclin S13-6-like has protein sequence MASRAVVPEQDRVGGGKHKIGHAEGRNRRVLGDFGNFVTAPTVEGKPQNLIARPITRNFGAQLLANAQAAKEKNNSKKLLMIWPEKMVL, from the exons ATGGCTTCTAGAGCTGTAGTTCCGGAGCAAGATAGAG TTGGAGGAGGGAAGCATAAGATCGGTCATGCCGAAGGCAGAAATCGGCGAGTTCTCGGAGATTTTGGAAACTTCGTAACTGCACCAACTGTTGAGGGGAAGCCTCAAAATCTGATCGCCCGCCCCATAACAAG GAATTTTGGCGCACAATTGCTGGCAAATGCACAAGctgcaaaagagaaaaacaacagcaag AAACTGTTAATGATTTGGCCAGAAAAGATGGTGCTGTGA